In one window of Palaemon carinicauda isolate YSFRI2023 chromosome 2, ASM3689809v2, whole genome shotgun sequence DNA:
- the LOC137620386 gene encoding uncharacterized protein DDB_G0287625-like, with protein sequence MPAERTRPRVETIPAETIDDSTPSRNNACRDNLTLSRNNASRDDLTLSRNNAYRDNLTLSRNNACRDNLTLSQNNSYRDNLTSSRNNASRYDLTLSRNNSCRDNLTLSRNNACRDNLTLSSNNACRDDSTANRNNSCRDNLTLSRNNACRDNLTLSLNNACRDDSTGSRNNSCKDNLTLSRNNSCRDNLTLSRNNAWRDDSTPSRNNSYRDNLTLSRNNASRDDLTLSRNNASRDDLTLSRNNACRDNLTLSRNNACRDDLTPSRNIACRDDLTLSRNDACRD encoded by the exons atgcctgcagagagGACGCGACCCCGAGTCGAAACAATTCCTGCAGAGACGAT AGACGACTCGACcccgagtcgaaacaatgcctgcagagacAACTtaaccctgagtcgaaacaatgccagcagagATGACTTAACCCTGAGTAGAAACAATGCCTACAGAGACAACTtaaccctgagtcgaaacaatgcctgcagagacAACTTAACCCTGAGTCAAAACAATTCCTACAGAGACAACTTAACctcgagtcgaaacaatgccagcagatATGACTtaaccctgagtcgaaacaattccTGCAGAGACAACTtaaccctgagtcgaaacaatgcctgcagagacAACTTAACCCTGAGTTCAAACAATGCCTGCAGAGACGACTCGACCGCGAATCGAAACAATTCCTGCAGAGACAATTtaaccctgagtcgaaacaatgcctgcagagacAACTTAACCCTAAGTCTAAACAATGCCTGCAGAGACGACTCGACCGGGAGTCGAAACAATTCCTGCAAAGACAACTtaaccctgagtcgaaacaattccTGCAGAGACAACTtaaccctgagtcgaaacaatgcctggaGAGACGACTCGACCCCGAGTCGAAACAATTCCTACAGAGACAACTTAACCctcagtcgaaacaatgccagcagagATGACTtaaccctgagtcgaaacaatgccagcagagATGACTtaaccctgagtcgaaacaatgcctgcagagacAACTTAACCCtcagtcgaaacaatgcctgcagagacGACTTAACCCCGAGTCGAAACATTGCCTGCAGAGACGACTTAACCCTGAGTCGAAACGATGCCTGCAGAGACTAA